From the genome of Chloracidobacterium sp., one region includes:
- a CDS encoding formylglycine-generating enzyme family protein: GDAVLGALGWYEKNSGWRTHPVRQKQPNGWGLYDMHGNVWEWCADWYDENYYKKSPAADPRGPGSGEYRVLRGGAWSSSANRCRAAYRCGSTPTNRDDALGLRVAVGAP, encoded by the coding sequence GGGGATGCGGTGTTGGGGGCGCTGGGGTGGTACGAGAAGAACAGCGGTTGGCGGACGCATCCGGTGAGGCAGAAGCAACCGAACGGGTGGGGGTTGTACGACATGCACGGGAACGTGTGGGAGTGGTGCGCGGATTGGTATGACGAAAACTACTACAAGAAGAGCCCGGCGGCTGACCCGCGTGGTCCTGGGAGCGGGGAGTATCGTGTCCTGCGCGGCGGGGCGTGGAGCAGCAGCGCCAACCGCTGCCGCGCCGCCTACCGCTGCGGCAGCACGCCAACGAACCGGGACGACGCCCTCGGTTTGCGCGTGGCGGTCGGCGCGCCGTAA